A window from Solanum stenotomum isolate F172 chromosome 5, ASM1918654v1, whole genome shotgun sequence encodes these proteins:
- the LOC125865284 gene encoding uncharacterized protein LOC125865284, with protein MGKGLRSRRECNPPGCMFGILHHLNQQHRWHQVRKRLPYIKQGGAKHIVATGDRGSNATATATDSSNIPEKIDVKSDDSPIVVKAAAKTVATQHKSSMKSRLKTLITKELLSSKRAQHRLTLSCPIRMPLEQTAPIRYLGPANVEHSPKIRLNDEILQQPQNKYSSVASLLDPPLPEKRKDDVTNNKKCELCASMLDMNHLKQCDTNKNGKQPITNFSFRRTQSLYLREQTKNVSVEESKLFLDALDLLNMREELFLKILQDPNSSLARQLHGTRASKGLTKSVSFPSCLSLEKIAARPSNDKSSQDKSQIRGELLGSAGFESAEKLNRHLVTRNEEEVAKGVLTRLESFDKLPPSSSAALKHKRHNSKLVLARFRNLKEKITHALKESRKEKHRIVMDAVLHKVPHGRRSSKNVKPDGSDGSFSESTGSTSRCHSPFSKSQMKSFKRTSSLNDSLDSYSRLLETCFSRDEKQNSSERSSLRASRSPSPARSRPIVLERILSLPDLRHYPSFRIEDTPEASYSETIDTAASTASSSNLYLGATRSNEQKSLDIPEKKTQQDSCSDSKIPENFLDVRENSDDIGGLKTEENSFPVEYNMDDNSSTNSTLDEPISTTLPDMIIQEASTIPADLSATEGIVENVFDSNEEEILGDEQTTNLFQIQVDEKNKAEFNYVKDVLNLSGFSGNEYMNLSVFEELGGSFLSQPECSGYAEESGNYDQLLLFDLINEVLLQLYEKSSLYWPKALTSRSYIHPMLHVGYYLLEEVWKDVSWWLSFKLENDQSLLDDAASRDLDKRDNWMNLQFDAECVGLELEELIFDDLLDELIFIDVY; from the exons ATGGGGAAGGGTTTGAGAAGTCGACGAGAATGTAATCCTCCGGGATGCATGTTTGGGATACTTCATCATTTAAATCAACAACATCGGTGGCATCAAGTTAGGAAACGCCTGCCGTACATAAAGCAGGGCGGTGCAAAGCATATTGTTG cGACAGGAGATCGTGGGAGTAATGCAACTGCAACTGCAACTGATTCTTCTAACATTCCAGAAAAAATAGATGTCAAATCTGATGATTCCCCT ATTGTAGTGAAAGCAGCAGCCAAAACAGTAGCCACTCAGCATAAAAGTTCAATGAAGTCTCGTTTAAAAACTTTGATCACAAAAGAGCTACTATCTAGTAAAAGGGCCCAACATCGCCTAACTTTGTCCTGTCCTATAAGAATGCCGCTGGAACAAACTGCTCCTATTCGTTATCTAGGCCCTGCCAATGTAGAGCATTCTCCAAAAATTCGTCTAAATGATGAGATTTTGCAGCAGCCTCAGAATAAGTATTCGTCCGTTGCTAGTTTGTTAGATCCACCCCTGCCGGAGAAGAGAAAGGATGATGTTACCAACAACAAGAAATGTGAGTTGTGTGCTTCTATGCTTGATATGAATCACTTAAAGCAATGTGATACTAACAAGAACGGGAAACAACCAATTACAAACTTCAGTTTTCGTCGTACACAGTCACTTTATCTTAGGGAGCAGACTAAAAATGTGTCAGTTGAAGAGTCGAAGCTATTTTTGGATGCTCTTGATTTACTAAACATGAGAGAGGAGTTGTTCCTTAAAATATTACAGGACCCTAATTCTTCGTTAGCACGTCAGTTACACGGTACACGTGCATCCAAAGGCTTAACCAAGTCCGTGTCATTTCCTTCGTGTCTGTCACTTGAAAAAATTGCTGCCAGGCCAAGCAATGATAAGAGCAGTCAAGACAAGTCACAAATTAGGGGTGAACTCTTGGGGTCTGCTGGATTTGAATCTGCAGAAAAGTTGAATAGACATTTAGTAACGAGGAACGAGGAGGAAGTCGCAAAAGGTGTACTGACAAGACTTGAATCATTTGATAAGCTCCCTCCGAGTTCATCTGCTGCACTCAAACACAAGCGCCACAATAGTAAACTTGTCCTTGCACGTTTCAGGAacttgaaggagaaaataacACATGCTCTTAAGGAGAGTCGTAAGGAGAAGCATCGGATTGTTATGGATGCTGTCCTTCATAAGGTTCCACACGGTCGTAGGTCATCCAAGAATGTTAAACCAGATGGAAGTGACGGATCATTTTCAGAAAGTACGGGTAGCACTTCTCGCTGTCATTCTCCATTTAGCAAGAGTCAGATGAAATCCTTTAAAAGAACGTCATCGCTCAATGACTCGTTAGACAGTTATAGTAGATTACTTGAAACCTGCTTCAGTAGGGATGAAAAACAGAACAGCTCCGAAAGGTCGAGTTTGAGAGCATCTAGATCACCTTCACCTGCTAGAAGTAGGCCTATAGTCCTGGAGAGGATTCTTTCCTTACCTGATCTTAGGCATTACCCTTCTTTCCGAATTGAGGACACTCCCGAAGCTAGTTATTCAGAAACAATTGATACAGCTGCATCGACTGCATCCAGCAGCAACTTATATTTAGGGGCTACCAGGTCCAATGAACAAAAATCCCTGGATATTCCAGAAAAGAAAACTCAACAAGATTCATGTTCAGACTCAAAGATTCCAGaaaattttcttgatgttaGAGAGAATTCCGATGACATTGGTGGCTTAAAGACGGAGGAAAACTCTTTTCCGGTTGAATACAATATGGATGACAATTCATCTACTAATTCCACTTTGGATGAACCGATTTCGACTACTTTGCCTGATATGATAATTCAAGAAGCTAGTACCATTCCAGCAGATCTCTCTGCGACTGAAG GTATAGTGGAAAATGTATTTGATTccaatgaagaagaaatattaGGCGATGAACAGACGACAAATCTATTTCAAATTCAGGTGGATGAAAAAAACAAAGCTGAATTCAATTATGTAAAAGATGTACTGAACCTATCAGGCTTTAGTGGAAATGAATATATGAACCTTTCAGTATTTGAGGAACTTGGAGGATCATTTCTTTCTCAACCCGAATGTTCAGGGTACGCTGAAGAAAGCGGAAACTATGATCAACTTCTTCTATTTGATTTGATCAATGAGGTCTTACTACAACTTTACGAGAAATCATCGTTATACTGGCCAAAGGCCTTAACATCTCGTTCTTATATCCATCCAATGCTACATGTTGGATATTATCTGCTTGAAGAGGTATGGAAAGATGTAAGCTGGTGGCTCAGCTTCAAACTGGAGAATGATCAATCATTACTTGATGATGCTGCGAGTCGTGATCTGGATAAAAGGGACAATTGGATGAACCTGCAATTTGATGCAGAATGTGTTGGATTGGAGCTCGAGGAACTCATATTCGATGATCTTTTAGACGAGCTAATATTCATCGACGTTTATTAG